Below is a window of Picosynechococcus sp. PCC 7002 DNA.
GCCGCAGCAGATCCGCTTCCCCGAGGGAATAGCCCGCCAAATCCTGGGCCATTTTCATAATCTGTTCTTGGTAAACCAAGACCCCATAGGTTTCATTCAAAATCGACTGCAAAAGCTCGTGCTGATATTCAATCTTTTCGACGCCATGTTTGCGGTTGATAAAAATCGGAATTAAGCCCGCATCCAAGGGGCCAGGTCGGTAAAGGGCAAGGACAGAGGAAATGTCCTCAATGCCGGAAGGGCGCAAATCCTGGACAATTTTTTTCATGCCGTCAGATTCAAGCTGGAAAATCCCCTCTAGATCTCCCCGACCAAACAGATCATGGGTTTTATCAATATCACCCGGTAACTTTTTCGCATGGCCTTTACTGATGATTTCTAGGGCCTTGCGTTCATCGAGGGGTAACTGATCGAGATCCAGTTCTACGTGGCGATATTCTTTGATCAAATCCGCCGCTTTTTTGATGGTAGTGAGATTTTTTAGGCCGAGAAAATCCATTTTCAGCAGCCCCATCGCCTCCACATCTTCCATGTAATATTGGGTGATCACCGCCCCTTCATTGTTACGCTGGAGCGGTACCGCTTCATCTAAGGGCGTTGAAGAAATCACCACCCCGGCGGCATGAACCCCAAAGGTTTTGTTTGTTCCTTCGATGCGGATCGCCATATCGACCCAGCGGCGTACTTGGGGATCGGTTTCGTAGCGACGTTTAAATTCTGGTTCTGGCGTATCGTCGGAAATCATCACCTTCAGCTTTGCCGGTTTGCCCCGGGCCACGGGGATCATTTTTGCCATCATGTCCGCTTCTCCGTAGGGAATATCCAGCACCCGCGCCACATCTTTGAGCACGGCCTTGGAGGTCATGCGGTTAAAAGTAATAATTTGTGCGACCCGGTCTTCACCATATTTTTCGGTGACATACTTGATCATTTCGTCCCGCCGCTCGATACAAAAATCCGTATCAACGTCCGGCATGGATTTTCGTTCGGGGTTGAGGAACCGCTCGAACAGCAGACTGTGGTGAATGGGGTCAATATTCGTAATGCCCAGGGAATAGGCCACGAGGGAACCCGCCGCAGAACCGCGCCCTGGCCCGACGGGAATATCATTGTCCCTGGCGTATTTTACGTAATCCCATACCACGAGGAAGTACGTGGAAAAGCCCATCTGCTGCATCATTTGCAGTTCGTATTCGAGGCGTTCTTTGTAGGTGGGATCGACTTCGGCCTGGGTTTTGCATTTGAGGCGTTTGAGGAGTCCGTCCCAGGTGACTGCTTCGAGGTAACTGTCAGCGGTGTGGCCCTCGGGGACGGGGTAATCGGGAATGCGGGGTTCCCCCAGGATTTTGTAAGGTTCGACCTTGGCGGCAACTTCGAGGGTATTGGCGATCGCCTGGTCAATAATCCCTGGGTCGAGGTGATCTCGAAAGAGTTTACGCATCTCATCGGCGGATTTGAGATATTCGGTGCCGCTGTAGCGGAGGCGCTTATCTTCGGTGATTAATTTTGCGGTTTGAATACACAGGAGGGCATCGTGGGCCTCCACGTCGTAGCAAGAAATGAAGTGGGAGTCGTTGGTGGCGATGATTTTAATGTCGAGTTCCTGGGCAATTTTGACGATCTCCACATTGACGATGCGGTCTTCCTGGGAGCCATGGTCTTGGATTTCGAGGTAATAGTCATCGCCAAAAATATTTTTGTACCACTTCGCCACTTCCCGCGCCCGCTGATATTCGCCCTTGAGGATACATTGGGGCACTTCCCCACCGAGACAGGCACTGGTCATAATCAGCCCTTCGTGGTGTTGCTCAATGAGTTCTTTGTTAATGCAGGGGCGGGCGAAAATCCCTTTGCCTTGAAAGCCCTTGAGGTGCGAAATAGTGGTCAATTTCACCAGGTTTTTGTAGCCCTGGGTATTTTTCGCCAGAACGACCTGATGGTACTTCTTAAACCGTTGGGTTTTGTCTTCGATGTCGCCGTTGATCACGTACATTTCGTTGCCAATGATCGGCTTGATCCGTTTATTGCGACAGGTTTTGAGCAGTTCGATCGCCCCGTACATCACCCCATGATCCGTTAAGGCGATCGCCGGCATTTTCAGTTCTTCAGCCCGCTTAATGAGGGGCTTAATCTGGGACGCGCCATCGAGCAAACTGTAATCACTGTGGATGTGGAGACCGACAAAAGACATGGCGAGGGGGAACTCTAGTAGGGGAAGTAGACCCTCATTTTAGGCGATCGCCTTTCACTATGACGGGGGAAATGCCGGGATTATTCTAGGGGAACATCACCATAGATTTCCTGGAGGGGGGCATTCAGATTTAGGGCTTCGATGTGGGCGATCGCCTCTAGACCTTTATAGGTTTGTAGAAGCCAGATATCAGCTTTTTGGCGACGAAAACATTCCACCAGGTATTGATCCACATTAATGAGGAGATACTCTTGCAGACTGGGAATTTCCCGGTAAAACTCGAACTTGCGCCCCCGATCAAAGGATTCTGTTGAGGGGGAAAGCACTTCTACAATCACCGTGGGGAATTGAATATAGCTGAGTTGTGGCTCGTCTCGCTGGTCACAGGTGACAACTAGATCTGGATAGAAAAAACGACGGCGATCGCCCACATTAACTTTCATATCCGAGATGTAAGTCCGACAGCCCGCAGCCCGGAGTCCATTTTTCAGGAGAATCAATAGGTTACTACTGATCAGATTATGATTGCCCGTGCCCCCAGCCATGGCGTAAATTTCACCATCGATATATTCATGCTTAATTTCGCTCGTTTGCTCAAGGGCTAAATATTCTTCTGGAGTGAGGGGTTGGTGGTCAGAAAGGGCAATCATGGCAAATCTCAGTCAGCGCACCATTCCATTGTGGCAAAAGAGTCGAGGGATGGTTATGAACCTTCACTCTGGGGCGCGAGGCGCAACAGTTGACCCGAATTTGCATCCGTCAGAACGTAGAGGTAACCGTCGGGGCCTTGGCGCACATCCCGCACCCGTTGGCCAATGGGAATCCGCGACTCGGCGATCACATTTCCCTGTTCATCAACTTCTAAGCGGCGAATATCCCGGGAAACCAAGCCCCCTGCAAATAAATTCCCTTGCCAATCCAAAAGGCGATCGCCTGTATAAATCGCTAACCCAGAAGGGGCGATCGAAGGTGTCCAAACCCGCTGGGGATCCGTAATTCCTGGGGCTGTCGTTGTGGGAGCCACGGGGCGACCCGTCGCATATTCCGCACTAAAAGAAACCTTGGGCCAACCGTAATTGGCTTCTGCCTGGATCAGATTCACTTCATCACCGCCCCTAGAGCCGTGTTCCGTCGCCCAAACCCGTTGATTAATTGGGTCAAAGGCCAGTCCCTGAATATTGCGGTGGCCGTAGCTCCAAATTTCCGGTAAAGCGCCCGGCTCATTCACAAAGGGATTGTCATCAGGAATTGAACCATCATCGTTAATGCGAACCACCTTCCCCAGATGACTATCGAGGTTTTGGGCCTGGTTGCGGATAAACTCGCCATCCTGCTCTAGGGGCGGATTTCCGCCGTCACCAATGGAAATGAGTAAGGTTTGATCCGGGAGCCAAGTCAGCCGAGAACCGAAATGCTGACCCCCTTGCTTGGTGCGCGCCACCTGAAAAATCACTTCCCAATCCGTCAATTTTTCCCCGTTAAATTTGGCCCGGGCAACCCTTGTGCGGTTTGCATCCTGGGTGCCAAAGGCATAGGTAAAGTAAACCCAATTGTTTTGTTCAAAGTCTGGATGAAGGGCAATATCTAACAATCCCCCTTGTCTCGAAGCAAAAAGTTGTTGGGCTTCAGCGGCGGAGACTTCTGTAACCCCGGCGATCGCCTCTGGTTCTAACACCCCATCCCGCACCAGGCGCAACCGTCCCGGCCGCTCTGTGATCAACATATCCCCATTGGGCAACCACGCAACCCCCCAGGGACGTTCCAAACCTTCAACAATTGGCGTCACTGTCACGGCATCCACCGCTAAATCCTCCGCCTGGGGACTCATGAGCGTCGGCGTTGTTTCGGTTAGAGGTGAAGTTTCATCGGGCATCGACACGGATTGGGACGAACAACCCACCAGAGGCAAGGCACTCCACCATAGGGCCGTCAGTAGCAGCTTAAGTCGAGTGTTCATGGGTAATAGATACTCCGCGAGAAATATCCCTAGGGTAGATCATCACTCTGATTTTTGGCTGGCGGCCTCTTCCTTCCAACGTTTCAGAGGGACACAGTCAATTTCAAACTGATCCAAGGCCCTAGCAACAACAAAATCCACCAGATCATGAATCGTTTGCGGTTGGTGATACCAAGCCGGAATCGCCGGGACAATTTTTACGCCCACCTCAGCCAGTTGGGTCAAATTCCGCAAGTGAATCAAACTAAAAGGCGTTTCTCTGGGGACAACCACCACTTTACGACCTTCTTTAATAGAGACATCTGCCGCCCGTTCGAGGAGATCAGAGCTGAGGCCATTGGCAATTTTTGCAACTGTGCTCATACTGCAGGGGATGACCAGCATTCCTTTTGTGCGGTAAGAACCACTGGCAATGCCCGCTCCCACATCACCCCAGCGGTGGCAGCGCAAAATGCCTTTTTCTGGAACCCCTGCCTGGTCACGCCAAAACTTAGCTTGGTGATCGGGATCAGCGGGCATAGTAATGCCATTTTCGGCTTGCCACACCATAAAGGATGCTTTTGAGGCGACGACATCCACTGTCAAGTTGGCTTCAAGCAAATATTTGAGCGTCCGCACCGCATAGATAAGCCCCGATGCACCACTGATACCTACCGTGAGGGGTCGATCCATAGAAAATTTTGACTGTAAGGTTTGTAAAGTTTTTTTAAATCAAACCTTCAAATTCTAACGCTTCGATCATTTGCAGGCCATTGGGATCGCCAATGCGTAGCAGGGCGGCCCGGGCATCTTCTTTCACGCCGACATCTTCATCTTCGACAAGGGCTTCAATGAGGGCATCAACGGCGGTGGCATAGATCACATTGGAGGGCATTTCGCGACAAAGTTGCCCTAATGACCAAGCACAGTTACTGCGGATGGCGGCCATTTTATCGCGGCGCAACCCCCGGATCAGGGGCGGAATTGCCCGGGAAATGTCTTCGTATTGGAGTTTAGCCACCTGGGCGAGGCTGCTGGCAGCCCATAAACGGACAGCAGAAATATCAGTTTGGAGGGCATGGACTAATGGATCAACGGAGCGGCGATCGCCACAATTCCCCAAGGCCCAAACAACCCCTTTGCGTACATAGCCATTCCAGTCTTGTGCAAGCACATCGATGAGAGCCGGTACCGCTGTTTCTGAGGCGTTACGACCAAGGGCATAGGCAGCACTGACACGGGTGAGGGGACAAACATCTCCCTGGAGCAGTTCAATGAGGGGATTTACCGCGCGCGCATCCCGGTGGTCACAAAAATAGCGGGCGGCGATCATGCGTTGGTTTTTATCGGCAGCAGTAAGCATCTGGAGCATCGATTCTGCCGCCATTGCTCCGTCTGGGGTGCCTTCCTGAAGCGGCTGTTCACCCAAGGTTTCGTCAATTAGGTTAAGGTCGTTTGGACTTGGCATAATTAATTACCCTACTACCGTTGTTGTTCTAGGGGCAACTGTTGGGTGGGTAGCGGATCTCTTTGAGATCGCCAACATTATCGCCTCAAAGTCTACTGGAGAGCATTTTCTTTGCAAAGGAATAAAACGGAAACTTTATAATAGAAGGCGATCCCTTCGTTCACCAAAAGAATTATGGCATTAGCACTCACGACCGAAAACGTCGAAGCAACCCTTGATGAATTACGTCCTTACCTCAAAGCTGACGGCGGCAACGTTGAGTTGGTAGAGATTGATGGCCCCGTGGTTAAACTGCGTCTCCAGGGCGCTTGTGGGTCTTGCCCCAGTTCAACCATGACCCTACGGATGGGCATCGAACGGCGTTTACGGGAAAATATTCCGGAAATTGCAGAAGTAGAACAGGTTTTCTAAATCGTTTTTCACTTTCTTTAGGGTTGTAGGGGTTTGCCATGGTGAACCCCTACTTTATGTTTACAGGGCTGTTTGAGATCAACCCGTGTTCCGCATTCCGGCGGCGATGCCATTGATGGTTAAAAGGGCGCCCCGCAGGAGTTCTTCTTTGCTGTAGCGGAAGTGAACGATACTGGCTTGGGTTTCCCTGGTGTATTGACGTAGCCGTTTGAGCAATGAGACTTGCAGGAAACCGAGGGGGACAATGGTGCCATTTCTCAGTTGGACAGAACGCTGGAGGGGGCGATCGCCATCGAGGAGGGCTTCATTTTCGGTAATTTCGAGGATTAGCCGCTTCGTGAGGTTGTATTCCTGGGAAATCTGCTCTAGAAGCTTTTCAAACCGGGGAATATCTTCTTTTTCCGCCAGTTCGTGGACATAGTGGCTCGCCATTTGTAAGTCCACCTTAGAAAGGGTCATCTCTACCTTTGAGATCACCATCCGGAAAAAGGGCCATTTACTGTAGAAATAGCGCATTAACTTCAGGTTCTCGACGGGATCCTCTTCAAAAAAGCCCTGGAGCGCGGTACCCACACCATACCAAGCGGGCACGAGGAAGCGGCTTTGGGTCCAGCTAAAGACCCAGGGAATCGCCCGGAGACTACTCAAATCTTTATTGCCTTTTTTGCGACGGGCCGGACGGGAACTGATTTGCAGTTGGCTAATTTCCGGAATCGGCGTCACGGACATGAAAAAGTCGAGGAAGTCGGGTTCTTCGTAAATTAACGCCCGGTAAGCCGCCCGCGATCGCTGGGAGAGGTCTTCCATAATCCGGTTCCAGGGCTGAATATCATCAAAGCCACTGGCTAACAAACTCGATTGAATCACCGCCGTAGAAACGCTTTCGAGGTGATATAGCGCCAAGTCTGGGAGGGAATATTTAGACGCCAGCACTTCCCCCTGTTCGGTGATTTTAATCCGGCCATTGATGGTGTTGGGCGGTTGGGCCAAAATAGCGGCGTAGGCAGGGCCGCCGCCCCGACCAACGGAACCACCGCGACCATGGAAAATGCGGAGGTCAATGCCGTAGGGATCGGCCACTTGTTGGAGATTTTTCTGGGCTTTGTGGATTTCCCAATTACTACTGAGGAAGCCGGAATCTTTGTTGCTGTCGGAATAGCCGAGCATAATTTCCTGGAGATTCGGCACCAGGCGATCGCCAAAGGTTTCATCACAGCGGCCATCGGCGGGGGGTTCATAGCCACCAGCTAAACAAGCGCGATAGAGGGGAATTTCAAACAACGCCTGCATGATTTCCGGGGCGTTACGCAGGTCGTCCACCGTCTCAAAGAGGGGGGCAATGCGGATGGTGGTCATCCCTGTGAGGGGGTCATACAAACCCGCTTCCTGGGCCAAGAGCAGCACCTCTAAGACATCACTGACTTCGTTGGTCATGCTGATGATGTAGGTCTGGCAAATGCCGATGCCAAATTCCTGCTGGAGACGGCGCAGCACCTGGAGCGTTTGGATCGTCTCGACGGTTCTTTCCGAAAAGTGCATTTCCTTCGGAATCAAGGGACGGCGGGTTTTAAGTTCCTGCACTAGCCAAGTGGTTTTTTCTGCGTCGCTTAGGTCGTTGTAGGATTTGGGCAATACTCCCAGGTAGTCAACAATTTCGGCGATCGCATCGGAGTGGCGCGTTGATTCTTGGCGAAAATCAAGGCGAGTGAGCACAAAGCTAAAAATTTCGACTTGGCAAATGAGTTTATCCAGGGCCGCACAGTTGATTTCCGTCTGTACCAGGCTTTCGCGGATCAGTTTTAGGTCAGCGAGAAACTCCTGGCCACAAATATAAACCTTGTCATCGGCCGCTTCTACTTTATTTTCCCAGGCGGGCATATTCGCTAGACGACGGTTGCGCTCCAAGGTATTTTCCAAGCGCCGCTTAATGTAGGCTAACTTGAGACGATAGGGTTCTTGGCGGTAACGAATGGCCAGGGTTTCGTAGATGTCGGGGAAAATATTTTGATCCTGCTCCAACGAATCCAGCAGATCCGGCAGCACATTACTCCAGTGCAGCGATAAGCTCAACACATCCGAGAGGGATTCCACCGAGGCGATGTAGCGTTCCAGCACCAAACCCCGTTGATAGCAAGCTGTCTTCCACGTAACGTCAGGAGTGACAGAAGGGTTGCCATCGCGATCGCCCCCGACCCAAGAGCCAAAATTACAAAAATTGGTGGTGGGCACCTTGAGGGTTGGGAAAGATGCCTTTAGGGCCTGTTGGAGCCGTACCGATAATTCGGGCAGGGTGTCAAACAGAACTTCCTCAAAATAATGCAACGCATAGTCCACTTCGTCCAACACCTGGGGTTTAAATTGGTGCAGCTCATCGGTGCGCCACCAGAGCCGAATTTCTTCGGTAAGTTGCTGCTGAATATTTTCAATTTCCCAAGAATCGCTTGTCCCCAAGCTTTTCAGCCCTTCTTCGGTTTGATCCAGTTGCCGTAGGATCCCCGCAATCCGCCGCTGCTTATTGCGAATCGTGTGGCGGACAATCTCCGTGGGGTGGGCCGTAAATACCAGTCGAATATCCAACTGATTGAGAAGACGCTGGATCGTCTGGGGCGGCATATTTTGGTGCTTGAGATGGGGAAACAACCAATCAAAGGTGCCGGCTTGGGTGGGGGCAATTTCTGTATGGACGCTGTTACCGTTGGCTTCGCTGGCATTGGCAGAGGCGAGGTTCCGCCGAAATTGTTGTTGTTCGCGCTGTTCGTAATGTTGCTCGACGCTATTGATCAGCTGGAAATAGAGGGCAAAAGCCCGTGCTGCCCGGATCGCATCTTCTAGATCTAGGGTTTCGATCAGCTCAGAAATACTACTTGGAGAGAAGTTTAGGCTTTGGCCATCGGCGGTTCGGGTTGCCCGGAGATGATTGAGCCGTTCGACGAGTTTTTGACCACATTCTTTCTGCAACACCGCCTGCCAAATGTCTTCAACCAGCGTGAGGCGTTGCCGGAGGAGAGATTGGGAAGTGGACAAAAGTTCAGCTTCGGCACTGGGGGGATGCATGACTTGGTTCATGGTACTTAGACGTTTGGGGCTAGGAAAATGGGCTGTCTGCTGTGAAAGAAGATCTTGATGATTGTAAGGGTTAAGGTTCGATCGGGGTAGTGCAGTGGAACACGGAACGGGCGATCGCCTTTGGGGGGTGGCGGTGGCGGTGCAGGCTAATCGGACGTCTCAACATCGGGAAAGGGTAAAGATGGTAGGCGATCGCCCCGGAAAATTTCTTCACTCCAAACCCCTGCCTGCGTTAGGGTCTGGGCGAGATCTTCACCCCAACGGTGGGTCAATAAATAGGCTGGGGCTAATAACCCAACCAGGAGATTAGAGGGCACAGGTAACTGAACTTTCATCGGGCTACAGACACGACAGGGCATCCTTATCCTACTAGTCTATTTATGGGAGAACAATTCTGGGGACTTTCGTTTATCTTAGGGGTGAATTGTCCCCACCCGGCCACCCTAAAAACGCTCCATTGTTACTGTGACAACTGCAACCTCCACGGATCTTCACTTTCATTTAGCACCCTGGCTCCAGGATGCCATTCGCCTGGCGGTGCCCCTGGGAGGGTATCTGCGGTTGCGGGTGCGACTGCGGGGGAATACGCTCCACATCCTCTGTGAAACCAGTTGTCCCACGGAAAAAGAAGAGATTACCCAAGCCATTTTACGGAGAATGCGCCGTCAACCTCCCCCTGTGCAACTCCTAGAGCCGACCCCTGGAATCACAATTCACCGTCTCATTGTCTATGGTCGCCTCCGCCAAGAGAAAAAAAGCCTCTGGTTAAGCCTAATTCCCCTGGGTCAGTCGTCCCCATCGTCGAACCCGGAGACGTTCCAGCTCAATCGAAAAAATCAGGCCCGCCTCGGTTATCCCCAGGCGATCGCCCAATATTTAAGTCAAAATCTCAGCCAATTGGGCATTAATATTCGGGTTGAAACCCAGACCCTAGCGAATACAGCCCCCCACCAAGGGCAACAGCGTCTCTGGATTACCTGTGAATGTGACTACAGCCCGGACTATGGCTTGCTGACAGAATCTCTGGTGCAGCGACTCCGGGAACTGGAAATCAAAGGTTTTCGCGATGGGGCAATCCGCTGTCAAATTCGTGGGGAAGAAAAGCCAGAATGGTTGCTATGGGTTGATCTGACGCCCCCCGATGTCATGTTGCGGCAGTGGGGCCAATGGGGAGATCCTGAGGCGATCTCCCAGATTTTGACCCAGTCATTCCAAGCCCACCCCCTCACCATTCGGGCGGCTGTAACCGATGCCGTGTTGTCCCTGGAGTGCATCCTGGCCCCCAATATTTCCCTAGCCCAGGCCCACATTCTCAAGACCATCCAAGACATTCTCGACGTCCTCGCGCCCCAGGGGTTACAGCGCGCGCTAATCCGGGCGAAATCAGCTCCCCACAATGAAGAACTCTGGCGCAGTGAATGGTCGTTGCCAGGGGTACACCATGATTCTCCCGGACAGTTGGCCCAACAGGGGGATTTGGAGGCGTGGCGGTTTTTGCTCCAACGTTGCCTGAATCCTGATCTGACAAGACGTTTAGCCACTGGCGGCATCCACATTACCCTCCGCCAAAAGGATGACACCCTCTACATCATGACGGAGGCGATCGCCTGTCCACCCCAAATGGCAACGCTCAAGGCGATCGCCACTCTTTTTCGGCATTTAGAACCCCATCCCTTTAGTCGTCTAAAGGTCTATGGCCGCCGTTCGGGCCAAAGCAAAGCCCTCTGGCAACAATCATTAAAATTCAACACCATTACCCCAGCCAGGACATCACCACAGACGCCAACGGAAACCGCCCTTCCCCCCGTCGAAACTGACCCCAGTCTTTCTCCCCTAGAACGCTTCAACCAAGGTGCCCGTAATCTCCTCCAGCGTAGTCGCCTCTGGCAGCCAATACCGGATAATTGTGGTCTGGTTTTACACCAGGGTGAATCCGAGCGAAACGTCTTTTCCCCGCAGCGGCGGTGGCGAGTGGCTTGCCTGTGGCTGCTGGGCGGCATTTTAGTCACGGCCCAAACCGATTGGTTGGCGGGCCAATGGCTCCGGCGGGATCTGGCTCAACCCCAATCTGTGTCCCTGTCCCAAACCGATCCAGCAACCCGCTCAGAGGTCTTAGATGCCCAGCTTCCAGTCACCAATTGGCCAACCACGGCCCCAAAGGCGATCGCCCCTCCCCTAACTAGCCCCTATCCTTCCTTTGATAATCCGCTCCTAGACGAAAAACTCGCCCTCTACCAAGAGCGCATCGCCAAAAATGGTGTACCTGACGTTCTTATTATTGGTAGTTCCCGTGCCCTGCGTGGCCTCGATCCCCTGGCCCTGCAAATGGCCCTCACCGAGAAAGGCCATCCGCCCCTTGATATTTTTAATTTCGGGATTAATGGTGCCACTGTCCAGATCTTTGATCTACTGCTGCGGCAAATTCTCCCTCCGGAGCAACTGCCCCAGTTAATTATCCTTGCCGACGGAGCCCGTGCTTTTAATAGCGGTCGGCAGGATTTGACCTACGAACTGATGACCCGTTCCCCAGGTTTCCAAGCCCTTGAAGCAGGTACATTTTCTCAACTGTTGTCTCAAGATATCCCCAAACATCAGGCAATAACTTCTGTTGTTCCTGATCTAGAACAAATCACCACCCAATGGCTGGGAAAAATCTCCCAGGTCTATGATCAGCGACAATTTTTCAAAGAACGCTTTTTTGACGAAACCCTAGCGCCATTCCACACCTGGGTGTCTACAGCAGAGGCAGCATCCCCGATGATTTCTACTGAGTCAGGGCAGCAGTTTAATTTAGATGGTTTTTTGCCCCTCGACCGTCGCTTCATTCCAGAAACTTACTACCAAAATCACACCCAAGTCACGGGAAATTATGACGGGGATTATGCGGCGTTTAATCTCCGGGGAACGCAACACGAAACCTTCTTAGAGCTTTTAGATCATTTCGAGTCTCACCAAATTCACTTGGTCTTCTTGAATCAGCCCCTGACGGATTACTACCTCGATCCGGTACGTCTGGATTATGAACGGCAGTTTCGCCAGTATTTTCGTCAATTGGCTAATCGAGACAAGCTTGATTTCGTTGATTTTGTCCACCAACAAGCCTGGCAAGGCCGTTATGAATGGTTTTCGGATCCGAGCCATCTCAATCAGTTTGGTGCGGCGCAAGTGGCCCAAGAACTAGCTAAAGTTTCGACGATTCCCTGGCCACAACGTACTTCAGACTAATTTTCTTCTGATTTTTTTCAGGACAAGGCTTCGGTCTCTGTTAATGCTCGACGATGGCGCTCAACGACCTGTTTCACCTGGGAAGCTAGCCATCCATCATAGGCCGGATAAACGGCGAGCCGGGGTTGTAATTGCCAGCCTTGATCAGCGAGGAGGAGTTGCAATTGATCGAGGTGGAGATGGGAATAGTCGGGATTGACTTCATCCTTGGGGACAATACCGCCGAGATCCCTCGCCCCAGCCTGGAGACAACCTAAAAGCCATTGGGGATCGGCCACAAGATTAGGAGGAATTTGGATCGTGATCTCCGGTGGCAAAATGTCACGGGCCAATTGAATAACCGCTGGGAGTTGCTCAGGCAAAAAGGCTTCACCTAAATAGTCCTGGGTTTGCCCAGGACGGTGGGGCTGCAAAATCACCTCTTGGATGTGACCATACTGATGCTGAATTTTGGCGATCGCCTCTAATGTATCCTGCCAATCCTGGGGCGTTTCACCGATTCCCAACAGCAGCCCTGTTGTAAATGGGATTTTCAATTCTCCGGCTAGAACCAATTGTTGTAGGCGCACCTGGGGATCTTTGCTGGGGGCGCGACGATGGACGGGGAGATCCGGACGCATTTGTTCTAACATCAGCCCCATGGAACCATTTACATCCCTTAACAATTCCATTTCAGTACGACTCAGGGGGCCAGCATTGGTGTGGGGAATAAAACCGTAATCTAAGGCCAACTGACACAAATCATAGATGAGCTGGATCAAAGG
It encodes the following:
- a CDS encoding trans-splicing intein-formed DNA polymerase III subunit alpha N-terminal partner DnaE-N — encoded protein: MSFVGLHIHSDYSLLDGASQIKPLIKRAEELKMPAIALTDHGVMYGAIELLKTCRNKRIKPIIGNEMYVINGDIEDKTQRFKKYHQVVLAKNTQGYKNLVKLTTISHLKGFQGKGIFARPCINKELIEQHHEGLIMTSACLGGEVPQCILKGEYQRAREVAKWYKNIFGDDYYLEIQDHGSQEDRIVNVEIVKIAQELDIKIIATNDSHFISCYDVEAHDALLCIQTAKLITEDKRLRYSGTEYLKSADEMRKLFRDHLDPGIIDQAIANTLEVAAKVEPYKILGEPRIPDYPVPEGHTADSYLEAVTWDGLLKRLKCKTQAEVDPTYKERLEYELQMMQQMGFSTYFLVVWDYVKYARDNDIPVGPGRGSAAGSLVAYSLGITNIDPIHHSLLFERFLNPERKSMPDVDTDFCIERRDEMIKYVTEKYGEDRVAQIITFNRMTSKAVLKDVARVLDIPYGEADMMAKMIPVARGKPAKLKVMISDDTPEPEFKRRYETDPQVRRWVDMAIRIEGTNKTFGVHAAGVVISSTPLDEAVPLQRNNEGAVITQYYMEDVEAMGLLKMDFLGLKNLTTIKKAADLIKEYRHVELDLDQLPLDERKALEIISKGHAKKLPGDIDKTHDLFGRGDLEGIFQLESDGMKKIVQDLRPSGIEDISSVLALYRPGPLDAGLIPIFINRKHGVEKIEYQHELLQSILNETYGVLVYQEQIMKMAQDLAGYSLGEADLLRRAMGKKKIDEMKKHEAKFVEGAATNGVSEAIARDLFDQMVKFAEYCLAGGTPVVTVEYGVLPIQTIVEQELLCHVYSVDAQGLIYAQLIEQWHQRGDRLLYEYELENGQMIRATPDHRFLTTTGELLPIDEIFTQNLDLAAWAVPDSLPRTA
- a CDS encoding Uma2 family endonuclease, producing MIALSDHQPLTPEEYLALEQTSEIKHEYIDGEIYAMAGGTGNHNLISSNLLILLKNGLRAAGCRTYISDMKVNVGDRRRFFYPDLVVTCDQRDEPQLSYIQFPTVIVEVLSPSTESFDRGRKFEFYREIPSLQEYLLINVDQYLVECFRRQKADIWLLQTYKGLEAIAHIEALNLNAPLQEIYGDVPLE
- a CDS encoding PQQ-dependent sugar dehydrogenase → MSPQAEDLAVDAVTVTPIVEGLERPWGVAWLPNGDMLITERPGRLRLVRDGVLEPEAIAGVTEVSAAEAQQLFASRQGGLLDIALHPDFEQNNWVYFTYAFGTQDANRTRVARAKFNGEKLTDWEVIFQVARTKQGGQHFGSRLTWLPDQTLLISIGDGGNPPLEQDGEFIRNQAQNLDSHLGKVVRINDDGSIPDDNPFVNEPGALPEIWSYGHRNIQGLAFDPINQRVWATEHGSRGGDEVNLIQAEANYGWPKVSFSAEYATGRPVAPTTTAPGITDPQRVWTPSIAPSGLAIYTGDRLLDWQGNLFAGGLVSRDIRRLEVDEQGNVIAESRIPIGQRVRDVRQGPDGYLYVLTDANSGQLLRLAPQSEGS
- a CDS encoding flavin prenyltransferase UbiX codes for the protein MDRPLTVGISGASGLIYAVRTLKYLLEANLTVDVVASKASFMVWQAENGITMPADPDHQAKFWRDQAGVPEKGILRCHRWGDVGAGIASGSYRTKGMLVIPCSMSTVAKIANGLSSDLLERAADVSIKEGRKVVVVPRETPFSLIHLRNLTQLAEVGVKIVPAIPAWYHQPQTIHDLVDFVVARALDQFEIDCVPLKRWKEEAASQKSE
- a CDS encoding HEAT repeat domain-containing protein, producing the protein MPSPNDLNLIDETLGEQPLQEGTPDGAMAAESMLQMLTAADKNQRMIAARYFCDHRDARAVNPLIELLQGDVCPLTRVSAAYALGRNASETAVPALIDVLAQDWNGYVRKGVVWALGNCGDRRSVDPLVHALQTDISAVRLWAASSLAQVAKLQYEDISRAIPPLIRGLRRDKMAAIRSNCAWSLGQLCREMPSNVIYATAVDALIEALVEDEDVGVKEDARAALLRIGDPNGLQMIEALEFEGLI
- a CDS encoding NifU family protein, whose amino-acid sequence is MALALTTENVEATLDELRPYLKADGGNVELVEIDGPVVKLRLQGACGSCPSSTMTLRMGIERRLRENIPEIAEVEQVF